A DNA window from Babylonia areolata isolate BAREFJ2019XMU chromosome 28, ASM4173473v1, whole genome shotgun sequence contains the following coding sequences:
- the LOC143301730 gene encoding uncharacterized protein LOC143301730 gives MAELRSENGESIAQTEVHIAKRPRLPAFVDEKDNIDSYLERFERHAKAMKWPGDQWATDLGALLTGHALEVYSRLSREDADDYEKLKSALLRSYDFSEQGFQKRFRSSRPEKNESPAQFLTRIQNYLERWVELAEKNKDYEGLSYLVLKEQFMDSCPRDLQSFLLQEKDQSLKSLTEAAQRFLESQHRSFDAKPKPATLQSDKLRPVQGSNQFGSPVKCFNCGRLGHKAVECRAPKKASSQNVKPEERKFQGQFGNRRNVTSANVAIREGSHNRCQNQNWSEGQENPEKHEAVVRCAFVNRNEGDLSTMPVVKGLYDSKEVNVLRDTGCSGVIIRKDLVPEEQLTGKNSFLRCVHGHVESVPTADVEVSTPFFVGKVNALCLPSPLNDVIIGNFDGARAADNPDHEWGHTCAVTTRAQAKEEKKKMTPLKVSEPTGIPDVNREKLIQSQQADPSLKKSDNKANTVTRENAEVSFEKRNGVMYRLFKKLSGGQTVRQILVPADLRTPVMKLAHESIFGGHMGIKKTTDKIMAAFYWPAVHGDVARFCRSCDVCQKTEPKGKTPKVPLEKMPLVDRPFKRVAIDLIGEIKPASESGHRYILTLMDYVTRYPEAVPLKRIDTETVAETLVDLFSRLGVPDEILSDLGTQFVSNCMKEVARLLSIWQLTTTPYHPMCNGLVEKYNGTLKSMLKKLCADQPRQWHRFINSLLFAYREVPQESTGFSPFELLYGRTVRGPMHILKELWTKEVESPEVKNSYQYVVELRERLEDTLQLARRELEKSQGKSKHYYDRKTKVRRFVTGDKVLVLLPSDHNKLLMQWKGPYPVEAVKGLNDYGVKIKGKQKIFHANLLKKYTERETDESTTDAHAAEIHEWAPYNSCETSNEPIDEESVNDEELLEFSDLRSQETVHCVALGPQLVSKQQTDARDLLNEYSELFTEFPGRTDLVQHDIKLTSSTPVRSKPYPMPYATRESLKGDIQEMLKLGVIRESTGSPYASPVVVVKKKDGTNRVCIDFRRLNKLTHLDPEPMPTATDLFQRLSGSKIFSKIDLSKGYWQVPIPEEDIPKTAFVTPDGTYEFLRMPFGMKNSGATLKRGMRKLLGNMEGAVFYWDDILIHSETWGQHLDILREVFKRLSGAHLTARPSKCIIGADSIDFIGHSLQEGVKGVLEDNVKKILEASSPHTKKQMRSFLGMVGFYREYMPHFATVTAPLSDLLRKGKPNQLEWGEAQERAFSTVKKFLTTEPVLRLPDPSKTSVLAADASDEGVGAVLMQEHEGKLFPVSYASKKLSRAERKYATMEKECLAIVWAVRKFELYLQGVCFVLRTDHQPLSFLNSAKFLNNRVMRWALYLQNFDMKVEHVKGTDNHTADFLSRM, from the coding sequence CTTCGCAGCTACGATTTCTCAGAGCAAGGCTTCCAGAAACGTTTCCGTTCCAGTAGGCCAGAGAAGAATGAGAGTCCTGCTCAGTTTCTGACGAGAATCCAGAACTATCTTGAAAGATGGGTGGAGTTAGCTGAAAAAAATAAAGACTATGAAGGCTTATCTTACCTGGTCCTGAAAGAGCAGTTCATGGACTCCTGCCCGAGAGACCTGCAATCGTTCCTGCTTCAAGAAAAAGACCAAAGCCTGAAATCTCTCACTGAAGCGGCACAGAGGTTCCTGGAGTCTCAGCATCGGAGCTTTGATGCCAAACCAAAGCCGGCAACACTGCAGTCTGACAAACTGAGACCAGTGCAGGGTTCCAACCAGTTCGGATCACCAGTGAAGTGTTTCAACTGTGGACGACTGGGCCACAAAGCTGTTGAATGTAGAGCTCCAAAGAAAGCCAGCTCACAAAATGTCAAACCAGAAGAACGAAAGTTCCAAGGCCAGTTTGGAAACAGAAGAAACGTGACGTCTGCAAACGTCGCCATCAGAGAAGGGAGTCACAACCGATGTCAAAATCAGAACTGGAGTGAAGGACAGGAAAATCCAGAAAAGCATGAAGCAGTTGTCAGGTGCGCATTTGTAAACCGAAACGAAGGTGACTTGAGCACAATGCCAGTGGTGAAAGGGCTCTATGATAGCAAAGAGGTGAACGTGCTGAGAGATACTGGATGCAGTGGCGTCATTATCAGAAAAGACCTTGTGCCAGAGGAACAGTTAACCGGAAAAAACAGTTTCCTGAGATGTGTGCATGGACATGTTGAGTCAGTTCCCACTGCTGACGTCGAGGTTTCAACACCATTCTTTGTTGGGAAAGTGAATGCACTATGCCTCCCCAGTCCACTCAATGATGTCATCATCGGCAATTTTGACGGTGCCAGAGCAGCAGACAATCCTGACCACGAGTGGGGGCACACCTGCGCTGTGACAACGCGTGCTCAGgccaaggaggagaagaagaaaatgactccACTGAAAGTGAGTGAGCCCACAGGGATTCCTGACGTTAACAGAGAGAAACTCATTCAGTCCCAGCAAGCTGACCCTTCTCTGAAGAAGTCTGACAACAAGGCAAACACTGTGACCAGAGAAAACGCAGAAGTGTCCTTTGAAAAGAGAAATGGGGTTatgtacagactgtttaaaaaacTGAGTGGAGGCCAAACTGTACGACAAATTCTTGTGCCAGCAGATCTGCGTACCCCAGTGATGAAGTTGGCTCACGAATCCATCTTCGGAGGTCACATGGGCATCAAAAAGACAACGGACAAGATCATGGCTGCCTTCTACTGGCCAGCTGTTCATGGTGATGTGGCACGCTTCTGCAGATCCTGTGATGTGTGCCAGAAGACGGAACCCAAAGGGAAGACTCCGAAGGTGCCACTAGAGAAGATGCCGTTGGTGGATCGACCGTTCAAGAGAGTGGCCATCGACCTGATCGGAGAAATCAAACCAGCCAGTGAATCAGGACACCGCTACATCCTCACGTTGATGGATTACGTGACCAGGTACCCCGAGGCAGTTCCACTGAAACGCATCGACACAGAGACTGTAGCGGAGACATTGGTGGACTTATTCAGCAGACTGGGTGTGCCTGATGAGATCTTGAGTGACTTAGGGACTCAGTTCGTGAGTAACTGCATGAAAGAAGTTGCTCGTCTCCTCAGCATCTGGCAGTTGACCACCACTCCCTACCATCCGATGTGCAACGGCCTGGTAGAAAAGTACAACGGTACACTGAAGTCAATGCTGAAGAAACTGTGTGCGGACCAACCCCGACAGTGGCACCGCTTCATCAACTCCCTGTTGTTCGCCTACCGGGAAGTGCCTCAAGAATCAACTGGATTCTCCCCCTTCGAACTCCTGTATGGCAGGACTGTGCGTGGGCCTATGCATATCCTAAAGGAGCTGTGGACGAAGGAAGTGGAGTCCCCAGAGGTCAAGAACAGCTACCAGTACGTAGTCGAGCTGCGTGAACGCCTTGAGGACACCCTGCAGTTGGCCAGGAGGGAGCTAGAGAAATCCCAAGGCAAGAGCAAGCACTACTACGACCGAAAGACGAAAGTGAGGAGATTCGTGACAGGGGACAAAGTGCTTGTCCTGCTTCCCTCTGATCACAACAAGCTGCTGATGCAGTGGAAAGGACCTTACCCTGTTGAGGCTGTCAAGGGACTGAACGACTATGGTGTGAAAATCAAGGGCAAGCAGAAGATTTTTCATGCCAACCTCCTGAAGAAATACACTGAACGTGAAACGGACGAGAGCACCACTGACGCACATGCAGCTGAGATTCACGAGTGGGCTCCCTACAACTCCTGTGAGACTTCTAATGAACCCATCGACGAAGAGTCAGTGAATGATGAGGAGCTCCTGGAGTTCAGTGACCTGAGATCTCAAGAGACTGTACATTGTGTTGCCCTAGGACCCCAGCTGGTCAGTAAGCAGCAAACTGATGCTCGAGACCTCCTGAATGAGTACTCGGAGTTATTCACTGAGTTCCCAGGAAGGACTGACCTGGTCCAGCATGACATCAAACTGACGTCTTCGACACCTGTCAGGTCCAAACCGTACCCTATGCCTTACGCCACCAGAGAGTCGCTGAAAGGAGATATCCAAGAAATGCTGAAGTTGGGTGTGATACGCGAGTCTACTGGATCTCCTTACGCATCTCCAGTTGTTGTCGTCAAGAAAAAGGACGGTACCAACAGAGTGTGTATTGACTTTAGGCGACTAAACAAGCTGACTCATCTTGATCCAGAGCCCATGCCGACAGCCACTGACCTGTTCCAAAGACTGAGTGGAAGTAAAATCTTCTCCAAGATAGACCTCAGCAAGGGATACTGGCAGGTCCCAATCCCGGAAGAAGACATTCCAAAGACGGCGTTCGTGACTCCAGACGGCACATACGAGTTCCTGCGCATGCCCTTCGGTATGAAGAACTCTGGTGCAACTCTGAAACGGGGCATGAGAAAACTCCTGGGCAATATGGAAGGTGCCGTGTTCTACTGGGATGATATCCTGATTCATTCAGAGACCTGGGGCCAGCATTTGGACATTCTTCGTGAAGTATTCAAACGACTATCAGGAGCACATCTGACAGCAAGACCAAGCAAGTGCATTATCGGGGCAGACAGCATCGACTTCATTGGACATTCTCTCCAGGAAGGAGTGAAAGGGGTCCTTGAGGATAACGTGAAGAAGATCCTTGAGGCCTCAAGTCCCCATACAAAGAAGCAGATGCGGTCCTTCCTTGGCATGGTGGGATTCTACAGGGAGTATATGCCCCACTTTGCCACTGTGACTGCGCCGCTTTCTGACCTGCTACGAAAAGGGAAACCGAACCAGCTGGAGTGGGGAGAAGCGCAAGAGAGGGCCTTCAGCACCGTCAAGAAGTTCCTGACCACGGAGCCTGTGCTTCGGTTGCCGGACCCTTCCAAGACGTCTGTGCTCGCCGCCGACGCTTCTGACGAAGGTGTTGGTGCAGTCCTCATGCAGGAGCATGAGGGGAAGCTGTTCCCGGTGTCCTACGCCAGCAAGAAGCTGTCCCGTGCTGAGAGGAAGTACGCCACCATGGAGAAAGAGTGCCTAGCCATCGTGTGGGCCGTGCGCAAATTTGAACTGTATCTccagggtgtgtgttttgtgttgcgcACAGACCATCAACCTTTGTCCTTTCTGAACTCTGCCAAGTTCTTAAACAACAGGGTCATGCGTTGGGCCTTGTACCTTCAGAACTTTGACATGAAGGTTGAACATGTGAAAGGTACTGACAATCATACCGCTGACTTTTTGAGCAGAATGTAA